A single genomic interval of Gossypium raimondii isolate GPD5lz chromosome 11, ASM2569854v1, whole genome shotgun sequence harbors:
- the LOC105801186 gene encoding uncharacterized protein LOC105801186 produces the protein MEWLGHFIQTEIDSGKWDPIHLSRTGPSVSHLFFADDLVIFCKAQLDQAHLLDSILTQFCEISGHQISVRKSNIFFSKDTEANVRIQINQLFGFQEVRNLGTYLGVPLLHERITKSTLSFIVDKVRKKLQSWDARKLSIAGRITLAQSILLSIPNYFMQSLMIPKGVSADIERLVRQFIWGNTDGQPKMSLVGWNSICQPRSRGGLGFRHLEDQNSSFLMKIGFNLASKSNVFWVRVLRAKYGWKDQFPDSINRSQCSHLWRALSKIWPLLRENIAWSIGDGATARCWKDPWIPGMGPLISKIFHSANLDLDCCVREMVNSDGSWNLDLFHAWVPEDIINRIISIPPPHPDSGPDRIIWAPSASGAFSVRSAYWYLKENSWNPQEDYWKIVWKYPGPQRRLSFRARCVAACDSRSAKTKDYGLMWSCLFGLVAWRLWKNRNLFIFQHISWTASEVVKVSSCWGRHYTYYVGDHFKSKQGSSLMVNSDDNWVFLFSDGAVARDSGYAAIGGMARDRDGNWIVGFNRFLGILSDMDLEDSGITMIRRTLRILHSEGEWRINHIPRNHNLVADRLAKLSLSWKSSLQVMDEAPKDILDLLQVDKTNGCFM, from the exons ATGGAATGGTTAGGACATTTTATTCAGACTGAAATTGACTCTGGAAAATGGGATCCAATTCATCTTTCTCGCACAGGTCCTTCAGTTTCTCATTTGTTCTTCGCGGATGATTTAGTGATCTTCTGTAAAGCTCAGCTTGACCAAGCTCATCTGCTGGATAGCATTCTAACTCAATTTTGTGAAATCTCAGGCCACCAAATCAGTGTTAGGAAAAGTAACATATTCTTTTCCAAAGATACTGAAGCTAATGTTCGTATTCAAATTAACCAACTTTTTGGTTTTCAGGAAGTCCGTAATCTTGGTACTTATTTAGGTGTTCCTCTTTTACACGAAAGGATTACCAAAAGTACCCTGAGTTTTATTGTGGATAAAGTTAGGAAGAAATTGCAGAGTTGGGACGCTAGGAAGTTATCCATTGCAGGAAGAATCACTTTGGCCCAATCAATTCTTCTTTCTATTCCTAATTACTTCATGCAGTCCTTGATGATTCCGAAAGGTGTTAGTGCTGATATTGAAAGATTGGTTAGGCAGTTTATCTGGGGTAATACTGATGGGCAACCCAAAATGTCTTTGGTTGGTTGGAATTCTATTTGCCAACCGAGGTCTCGGGGAGGCCTTGGATTCAGACACTTGGAAGATCAAAACTCATCTTTTCTTATGAAGATCGGTTTTAATCTTGCTTCTAAAAGTAATGTATTTTGGGTTCGTGTTCTTCGTGCTAAATACGGATGGAAAGATCAATTCCCTGATTCTATCAATAGAAGCCAATGTTCTCATTTATGGAGGGCACTTTCCAAGATTTGGCCACTTCTTCGTGAGAATATTGCTTGGTCTATTGGAGATGGAGCTACTGCTCGATGTTGGAAAGACCCTTGGATTCCAGGTATGGGCcctttaatttcaaaaatttttcattcTGCTAACCTTGATTTGGATTGTTGTGTCAGAGAGATGGTCAATTCTGATGGTAGCTGGAATCTGGATCTGTTTCATGCCTGGGTGCCTGAAGatataataaatagaattattagCATTCCTCCTCCTCACCCTGACTCTGGTCCGGATAGGATTATTTGGGCCCCTTCTGCATCTGGTGCCTTTTCAGTTCGTAGTGCCTATTGGTATCTGAAGGAGAATTCTTGGAATCCCCAAGAGGATTACTGGAAGATTGTTTGGAAATATCCAGGCCCTCAGAGA AGATTGTCCTTCCGCGCAAGATGTGTGGCGGCTTGTGATTCCAGATCAGCtaaaacaaag GATTATGGTCTCATGTGGTCATGCCTGTTTGGATTAGTCGCATGGCGTCTATGGAAAAATAGAAATCTGTTCATCTTTCAACATATATCTTGGACAGCATCGGAAGTAGTGAAAGTCTCCAGTTGCTGGGGCCGTCACTATACCTATTATGTTGGAGATCACTTTAAGAGCAAGCAGGGCTCTTCCTTGATGGTCAATTCAGATGACAATTGGGTGTTTTTATTCAGTGATGGAGCTGTAGCCAGAGATTCTGGTTATGCTGCAATAGGAGGCATGGCTCGAGATCGTGATGGAAATTGGATAGTGGGTTTTAACCGATTCCTTGGT ATCTTGTCTGATATGGATTTGGAAGATTCAGGGATCACTATGATCCGAAGAACTCTTCGTATTTTGCATTCAGAAGGGGAGTGGAGGATCAATCATATTCCAAGAAATCACAATTTGGTAGCAGATCGTCTTGCTAAACTCAGTTTGAGTTGGAAATCAAGTTTACAAGTTATGGATGAGGCTCCTAAGGATATTTTGGATTTATTACAAGTTGATAAAACGAATGGTTGCTTTATGTAA